A region from the Dehalococcoides mccartyi CG5 genome encodes:
- a CDS encoding 3-isopropylmalate dehydratase large subunit gives MGKTLAEKILSLKSGSDASAGDIVVSMVDLAFVQDTTGPLTVREFWDNGFTKLANPSRTALFLDHAAPSPQRQLSTDHILLRKFARDTGALIFDVGEGVCHQLVAEKLARPGDVIVGADSHTVTAGGLCAFATGMGSSDIAVAFALGKTWFRVPETIKVVVSGRFKHGLYAKDLILHLIGLIGADGATYKALEFSGNVVNNMTVAERLTIANMAVEAGAKVGLFPSDRQTLEYLCSVGREADYQPLAADVDAVYERVIEIDATALEPTISKPHTVDNTATARELKGTKLDQVFIGTCTGGRLDDLAVAAAIFKNRKRHPQTRLIVTPASQKIYLEAIRLGYIEILVQAGANIMPPGCGACLGVHQGVLGDGEVCLSTANRNFKGRMGNPEGFIYLASAATAAASAIKGEISDPREVM, from the coding sequence ATGGGGAAAACACTAGCAGAAAAAATACTCAGCCTGAAATCTGGCAGTGATGCCAGTGCCGGAGACATTGTAGTCTCCATGGTGGACTTGGCATTTGTTCAGGATACCACCGGCCCTCTGACTGTCAGGGAATTTTGGGACAACGGCTTTACCAAACTGGCTAATCCGTCACGGACAGCCCTTTTTCTGGACCATGCCGCACCCAGCCCCCAGAGACAGCTCTCAACAGACCATATCCTGCTTCGCAAATTTGCCCGGGATACCGGAGCCCTTATTTTTGATGTAGGCGAGGGAGTTTGTCACCAGCTGGTGGCTGAAAAGCTGGCCAGACCGGGTGATGTGATTGTAGGGGCAGATTCCCATACGGTTACCGCCGGAGGTCTGTGTGCCTTTGCTACCGGCATGGGCTCGTCTGATATTGCGGTGGCTTTTGCTCTGGGCAAGACTTGGTTTCGGGTGCCGGAGACTATTAAAGTGGTAGTCAGCGGGCGTTTCAAGCATGGGCTTTACGCAAAAGACCTTATTTTGCATCTTATCGGACTTATCGGGGCGGATGGGGCTACCTATAAAGCTCTGGAGTTTTCCGGTAATGTTGTGAACAATATGACGGTAGCCGAAAGGCTGACTATTGCCAATATGGCGGTTGAGGCCGGGGCTAAAGTAGGGCTTTTCCCGTCTGACCGCCAGACACTTGAATACCTGTGTTCGGTGGGGCGTGAGGCTGACTACCAGCCTTTGGCGGCTGATGTAGATGCAGTGTACGAAAGGGTAATAGAAATAGATGCTACCGCCCTTGAACCCACCATATCCAAACCCCATACCGTGGATAATACTGCTACTGCCCGTGAACTTAAGGGTACCAAACTGGATCAGGTATTTATCGGTACCTGCACCGGAGGGCGTCTGGATGATTTGGCGGTGGCGGCGGCTATATTTAAAAACCGCAAACGCCATCCCCAAACCCGTCTTATAGTCACGCCTGCCTCACAAAAAATATATCTGGAAGCTATCCGTCTGGGTTATATAGAAATACTGGTACAGGCCGGGGCTAATATTATGCCGCCCGGTTGCGGTGCCTGTCTGGGCGTCCATCAGGGTGTGCTGGGAGACGGCGAAGTTTGCCTTTCCACTGCCAACCGCAATTTTAAAGGCCGTATGGGTAACCCCGAAGGGTTTATCTATTTGGCCAGTGCGGCAACTGCTGCCGCATCTGCCATCAAAGGTGAAATTTCAGATCCCAGAGAGGTAATGTAA
- a CDS encoding 3-isopropylmalate dehydratase small subunit, with the protein MLKGKAFKFGDSISTDHIAPGRLVHLRSNLPELAKHVLEDADPTFAQRVKPGDFVVAGNNFGLGSSREHAPLIIKMAGVNAVMAKSVARIFFRNAINLGLPILICDTDKIAEGDELEVDLDGGKIYDRTNGAELTFGKIPPAMLKILDEGGVMPYIKKYGDFKLNEV; encoded by the coding sequence ATGCTTAAGGGCAAGGCTTTTAAGTTTGGTGATAGTATATCCACTGACCATATTGCACCCGGAAGGCTGGTGCACCTGCGGAGCAACCTGCCGGAACTGGCCAAGCATGTGCTGGAAGACGCTGACCCCACTTTTGCCCAGAGGGTAAAACCCGGTGATTTTGTGGTGGCGGGCAATAACTTCGGCTTGGGTTCTTCCCGTGAACATGCCCCCCTGATTATCAAGATGGCTGGAGTGAATGCGGTAATGGCAAAGTCAGTAGCCCGCATTTTCTTCCGCAACGCCATAAATCTGGGTCTGCCGATACTTATATGTGATACCGATAAAATTGCCGAAGGTGACGAACTGGAAGTAGACCTTGATGGCGGCAAGATATATGACCGTACCAACGGAGCAGAGCTGACATTTGGCAAAATACCTCCCGCTATGCTGAAGATACTTGATGAGGGCGGGGTTATGCCCTATATAAAGAAATACGGTGATTTCAAACTGAACGAAGTTTAA
- a CDS encoding isocitrate/isopropylmalate dehydrogenase family protein: protein MYHNVTLIPGDGIGPEISEATRRVLEATGVKFNWEVVNAGADVVAEYGTPLPDMVLESIRKNKVAIKGPVTTPVGSGFRSVNVGMRKALNLYTCLRPCKTYPGVPSRYDNVDIVIVRENMEDLYAGIEFEKGSAEALRLIEFIKENKKVEIRTDSGISIKPISVFGTERIFRWAFKYAKDNNRKKVTAVHKANIMKYSDGLFLAVGRKVAEEYPEIEFEDRIVDNMTMQLVKTPTQFDILVCPNLYGDILSDLCAGLVGGLGVAPGANIGDEYALFEPTHGSAPKYKGLNKVNPMAMMLSGVLMLRYLKEEKAADKLENAIAAVIAEGKSVTYDMLSPDKQAVAVGTSQVADAIIAKMK, encoded by the coding sequence ATGTATCATAATGTAACCCTTATACCCGGTGACGGGATTGGTCCTGAAATATCTGAAGCTACCCGTCGGGTGCTGGAAGCTACTGGTGTTAAGTTTAACTGGGAAGTGGTAAATGCCGGTGCGGACGTGGTGGCTGAATATGGCACACCCTTGCCGGATATGGTGCTTGAATCCATCAGGAAAAATAAGGTTGCCATAAAAGGGCCGGTAACCACCCCGGTTGGCTCAGGCTTCAGAAGCGTAAATGTGGGTATGCGTAAAGCCCTTAATCTGTATACCTGCCTTCGCCCCTGTAAGACCTATCCCGGTGTTCCCTCCCGTTATGACAATGTGGATATAGTCATAGTGCGGGAAAACATGGAAGACCTGTATGCCGGTATTGAGTTTGAAAAGGGCAGTGCCGAAGCCCTAAGGCTTATTGAGTTTATTAAAGAAAATAAAAAGGTGGAAATACGGACTGATTCGGGTATCAGCATAAAACCAATCAGTGTGTTTGGTACCGAACGCATATTCCGCTGGGCTTTTAAATATGCCAAAGATAACAACCGCAAAAAGGTAACTGCTGTCCACAAGGCCAATATTATGAAATATTCAGACGGGCTGTTTCTGGCTGTAGGCCGCAAAGTGGCGGAGGAATACCCTGAAATAGAGTTTGAAGACCGGATTGTAGACAATATGACTATGCAGCTGGTTAAAACCCCCACCCAGTTTGATATACTGGTCTGCCCCAACCTGTACGGAGACATCTTATCTGATTTGTGTGCCGGACTGGTGGGTGGTTTGGGGGTTGCACCGGGTGCCAATATCGGTGATGAATACGCCCTGTTTGAGCCTACCCATGGTTCTGCCCCCAAGTACAAGGGGTTGAACAAGGTAAATCCCATGGCTATGATGCTTTCAGGTGTGCTTATGCTCCGCTATCTTAAAGAAGAAAAGGCTGCTGACAAGCTGGAAAATGCTATTGCGGCGGTTATTGCCGAAGGCAAGAGTGTTACTTACGATATGCTTTCTCCTGACAAACAGGCAGTGGCAGTGGGTACTTCGCAGGTGGCAGATGCCATAATAGCCAAAATGAAATAA
- the mdh gene encoding malate dehydrogenase, with translation MPKISVIGAGNVGATLAQRLIEKDFADVVMLDVVEGIPQGKALDISQSASVLGFRHTITGSNDYAETAGSEIVVITAGIARKPGMTREELLAINQKIMTDVVSNCLKYSPEATLVVVSNPVDTMTYLAWKLSGLPRKRVVGLSGVLDGGRLATFVARELGVNPSAVSPCVMGEHGGSMVVMPRFTLVNGKPLSELVSPEKADELAKRAVNGGAEIVAFLKTGSAFYAPSASVAAMVEAIFLGSGKVMNCAAVLDGEYGLRNIVLGVPVKLGKGGIKEIITLPLDGQENARLQASAEMVKVQIASLSL, from the coding sequence ATGCCCAAGATTAGTGTAATAGGTGCCGGCAATGTGGGTGCTACTCTGGCCCAACGCCTTATAGAAAAAGACTTTGCAGATGTGGTCATGCTGGACGTGGTGGAGGGTATTCCCCAGGGCAAAGCTCTGGATATCTCCCAGTCCGCTAGTGTTTTGGGTTTTCGCCACACCATTACCGGCAGTAATGACTATGCCGAAACAGCTGGCTCGGAGATAGTGGTGATAACCGCCGGCATTGCCCGCAAACCGGGCATGACCCGTGAAGAACTGCTGGCCATAAACCAGAAGATTATGACTGATGTGGTTTCAAACTGCCTTAAATATTCCCCCGAAGCAACGCTGGTGGTCGTTTCAAATCCGGTGGATACCATGACCTATTTGGCATGGAAACTTTCCGGTTTGCCCCGGAAGCGGGTAGTGGGTCTTTCGGGGGTGCTGGACGGAGGGCGTCTGGCTACCTTCGTAGCCCGTGAGCTTGGGGTAAACCCTTCGGCTGTCAGCCCTTGCGTAATGGGTGAACACGGCGGCAGTATGGTGGTGATGCCCCGCTTTACACTGGTAAACGGTAAACCCCTGTCTGAACTAGTCTCGCCTGAAAAGGCGGATGAACTGGCCAAACGGGCGGTTAACGGCGGTGCCGAGATTGTGGCTTTCCTTAAAACAGGCAGTGCTTTTTATGCCCCGTCTGCTTCAGTAGCCGCCATGGTAGAGGCTATTTTTCTAGGCAGCGGCAAGGTTATGAACTGTGCTGCGGTGCTGGACGGAGAGTATGGCCTGAGAAATATTGTACTGGGTGTGCCGGTAAAGTTGGGCAAAGGCGGTATAAAGGAAATTATCACCCTGCCGCTGGACGGGCAGGAAAATGCCCGCCTTCAGGCTTCTGCCGAAATGGTAAAGGTGCAGATAGCCTCTCTTTCACTTTAA
- a CDS encoding fumarate hydratase: MREIAASRISAVLAELIVKTSTELGEDILTALHKAYEAEESPAGRDILQSLLENARIAKEKKIPLCQDTGTAIVFAEVGQEVHITGNFTDAINLGVRQGYEQAYLRKSIVSHPFSKRINTNDNTPAVIHTEIVPGDRLKLSFMAKGSGAENMSRLFMLKPGVGREGVIEAVLETVEKAGGSPCPPIIIGLGVGATAEKAMFMAKKALLRPLGITHTDPEVAALETEVLKQVNKLGIGPLGLGGRVTALGVMAETAPTHIASLPVAVNLQCHSARHGEAVL; the protein is encoded by the coding sequence GTGCGGGAAATAGCTGCATCCCGAATAAGTGCGGTTCTGGCGGAACTGATTGTAAAAACCAGTACAGAGCTGGGTGAGGATATTTTAACGGCTTTACATAAAGCATATGAAGCCGAAGAGTCTCCTGCCGGGCGGGATATACTTCAAAGTTTGCTGGAAAATGCCCGCATAGCCAAAGAAAAGAAAATACCCCTCTGTCAGGATACCGGCACAGCCATTGTTTTTGCTGAGGTGGGTCAGGAAGTGCACATAACGGGTAACTTTACTGATGCCATAAACCTGGGTGTCAGGCAGGGCTACGAGCAGGCTTATCTGCGGAAATCCATTGTCAGCCACCCGTTTTCAAAACGTATAAATACTAACGATAATACCCCGGCGGTTATTCACACTGAAATAGTCCCTGGAGACCGCCTGAAGCTCAGTTTCATGGCTAAAGGAAGCGGTGCGGAGAATATGAGCCGCCTTTTCATGCTTAAGCCCGGTGTAGGGCGTGAAGGGGTGATAGAGGCGGTGCTGGAAACAGTGGAAAAAGCCGGCGGCAGTCCCTGTCCGCCTATTATTATCGGGTTGGGGGTGGGGGCAACGGCGGAAAAGGCCATGTTCATGGCCAAGAAGGCCCTGCTTAGACCGCTTGGCATAACCCATACTGACCCCGAAGTGGCGGCTCTGGAAACAGAAGTGCTCAAGCAGGTGAATAAACTGGGTATAGGTCCGCTGGGTTTAGGCGGCAGAGTAACGGCTCTAGGGGTAATGGCTGAGACTGCACCTACCCATATTGCCAGTTTGCCGGTGGCGGTTAATCTGCAGTGCCATAGTGCCCGTCATGGTGAGGCGGTGCTTTGA
- a CDS encoding Fe-S-containing hydro-lyase — translation MSSIKLNSPFDPSELEKLQAGDRVLISGVIYTARDAAHKRLVETLKQGKKLPFDLKGQTIYYMGPSPAKPGEVIGSAGPTTSSRMDPYTPELLDAGLRAIIGKGNRSAEVSWAIVNKKVVYFISIGGAGALLSQCIKESRMVAYPELGAEAILALTVENFPAIVAIDSQGNNAFTLGQSLYRVVGTKEA, via the coding sequence ATGTCAAGTATAAAACTAAATTCTCCTTTTGATCCCTCTGAACTGGAAAAACTGCAGGCCGGAGATAGGGTACTGATTTCCGGTGTTATATACACTGCTCGTGACGCCGCCCACAAGAGGCTGGTAGAAACCCTGAAGCAGGGCAAGAAACTTCCATTTGACCTAAAAGGTCAAACTATTTACTACATGGGTCCTTCGCCTGCCAAACCGGGCGAAGTTATAGGTTCAGCAGGACCTACCACCAGCAGCCGAATGGACCCTTATACTCCGGAACTGCTGGATGCCGGGTTACGGGCTATTATCGGTAAGGGTAACCGTTCAGCCGAAGTTAGCTGGGCTATTGTAAATAAAAAGGTGGTTTATTTTATTTCCATAGGCGGGGCGGGGGCACTCCTCTCCCAGTGTATCAAGGAAAGCCGGATGGTTGCTTATCCTGAGCTTGGGGCTGAGGCTATATTGGCACTCACGGTGGAAAATTTTCCGGCTATCGTAGCTATTGACTCACAGGGGAACAACGCCTTTACCCTTGGACAATCTCTTTACCGGGTAGTTGGTACTAAGGAGGCCTGA
- a CDS encoding histidine triad nucleotide-binding protein encodes MGCLFCAIAKGEIPAQIVYKDEDLVAFKDINPQSPVHILIIPRRHIANLTELDEADTELAGKMILLAGKLAREMDIAESGYRLVINSGREGGQVVQHLHLHLLGGRQLGGQLG; translated from the coding sequence ATGGGGTGTTTATTTTGCGCCATAGCCAAAGGGGAAATACCTGCTCAGATAGTTTATAAAGATGAAGATCTGGTGGCTTTTAAAGATATAAACCCCCAGTCACCGGTGCATATACTTATTATTCCCCGCAGGCATATTGCCAATCTGACTGAGCTGGACGAGGCTGATACCGAACTGGCAGGTAAAATGATTTTGCTGGCAGGTAAACTTGCCCGTGAGATGGATATTGCCGAAAGCGGTTACAGGCTGGTGATTAATAGCGGGCGTGAGGGCGGACAAGTAGTCCAGCACCTGCATTTGCACCTTTTAGGTGGCCGCCAGCTTGGCGGACAGCTGGGTTAA
- a CDS encoding NUDIX hydrolase yields the protein MVEKILSSHYIYCGNLVKLRKVTVELPSGKTAPRELVEHNPCVVVVALDTDGKLLMIKQYRLAAAQDMLELVAGSMDSGETPEESTRRELREEAGYKPNTLRRLGGFYSSPGFLTEYLYVLVATDLEYAPLTAEDTEDIEVFRYTPAEVKAMIANQQITDSKTLAGLMLYFSQTPG from the coding sequence ATGGTTGAAAAGATTCTTTCAAGCCACTATATATACTGCGGAAATCTGGTTAAACTCCGCAAGGTTACCGTGGAATTGCCTTCGGGTAAAACTGCCCCGCGTGAACTGGTGGAGCATAACCCCTGCGTAGTGGTAGTGGCGCTTGACACAGACGGCAAACTGCTGATGATAAAACAATACCGCCTGGCAGCTGCCCAAGACATGTTGGAGCTGGTGGCAGGCAGTATGGATAGCGGGGAAACCCCTGAGGAAAGCACCCGCCGTGAACTGCGGGAGGAAGCCGGGTATAAACCCAATACCCTTAGAAGGCTGGGCGGATTTTATTCATCACCCGGTTTTCTTACCGAATACTTGTATGTGCTGGTAGCAACAGACCTTGAATATGCACCTTTAACCGCCGAAGATACCGAAGATATAGAAGTCTTCCGCTATACCCCGGCAGAGGTAAAAGCCATGATTGCCAATCAGCAGATAACAGACTCCAAGACACTGGCCGGATTAATGCTGTATTTCAGCCAGACTCCCGGTTAA
- a CDS encoding N-acetyltransferase translates to MYTIDKATIKDATTIHKLVNNFADHGQMLARSLAEIYENLRDFYVIRGDNGEVIACAALHISWADLAEVKSLAVSEERHRQGLGEMVVKACLEDAKALRIPTVFCLTYKPAFFLKCGFHEVEKNALPHKIWGECYRCPKFPNCDETAMMLSLAEVNSV, encoded by the coding sequence GTGTATACGATAGATAAAGCCACCATTAAAGACGCCACTACTATTCACAAGCTGGTAAACAATTTTGCTGACCACGGGCAGATGCTGGCCCGCTCTCTGGCTGAAATATATGAGAACCTGCGGGACTTTTATGTAATCCGCGGTGATAACGGCGAGGTAATTGCCTGTGCCGCCCTGCATATCAGCTGGGCAGATTTGGCAGAAGTAAAATCTCTGGCGGTTTCCGAGGAACGGCATCGTCAGGGGCTTGGAGAAATGGTAGTCAAGGCTTGTCTGGAAGATGCCAAAGCCCTTCGGATACCCACCGTTTTCTGCCTGACCTATAAACCGGCTTTCTTTTTGAAATGCGGTTTCCATGAGGTGGAGAAAAATGCACTGCCCCATAAAATATGGGGGGAATGCTACCGCTGCCCTAAATTCCCCAATTGCGATGAAACTGCCATGATGTTATCACTAGCCGAAGTAAACTCCGTATAA
- a CDS encoding NAD(+)/NADH kinase — translation MYKKIGIIYHPLNPAACDLAIKLTAKLDSLGIENWSDSAWQADKLTSKMQNTQLIFTTGGDGTILRTAHAILPLEIPILSVNLGKVGFMTELSPEDAISGLEKVLAGDGWIDERSLLEAEYLPHDSAQSRQFFVMNDAVVARGQVARVICVSVDINSQPFTTYKADGAIVSTATGSTGYSYAAGGPVLQPNSADIILTPILPHLGRGYSLVLPSDSIVDLKVNTWHEATLSIDGFINMQVSSGDTLRLRRSSKKVKFMRLRPNNYFYKELDTKLKGNNESVYDR, via the coding sequence ATGTATAAAAAGATTGGCATTATATATCACCCATTAAATCCGGCTGCCTGTGACCTGGCTATTAAGCTGACCGCCAAGCTGGATTCACTGGGAATTGAAAACTGGTCTGATTCTGCCTGGCAGGCGGATAAGCTGACTTCCAAAATGCAAAATACCCAGCTTATTTTTACTACCGGCGGTGACGGCACTATTTTACGTACCGCCCATGCCATATTGCCCCTTGAAATACCCATTCTAAGTGTAAATCTGGGTAAAGTGGGCTTTATGACCGAGCTTTCGCCTGAAGATGCCATTTCAGGGCTGGAAAAAGTACTGGCAGGTGACGGATGGATAGATGAACGCAGCCTGCTGGAAGCCGAATATTTACCCCATGACTCCGCTCAAAGCCGGCAGTTTTTCGTCATGAATGACGCCGTAGTAGCCCGCGGGCAAGTTGCCCGGGTTATCTGCGTTTCGGTAGATATAAATTCACAGCCTTTTACCACTTACAAAGCTGATGGAGCTATTGTATCCACCGCCACCGGCAGTACCGGTTATTCTTATGCCGCCGGCGGGCCTGTTCTCCAGCCAAACTCGGCAGATATTATCCTGACACCTATTCTGCCCCATTTGGGACGGGGTTACAGCCTGGTGCTCCCGTCTGACAGCATCGTAGATTTGAAGGTAAATACCTGGCATGAAGCCACGCTGAGTATAGATGGCTTTATCAATATGCAGGTATCAAGCGGAGACACTCTGCGTCTCAGGCGAAGCTCAAAGAAAGTAAAATTCATGAGGCTACGGCCGAATAATTATTTTTACAAAGAGCTTGATACCAAACTGAAAGGTAATAACGAAAGTGTATACGATAGATAA